In Agrobacterium sp. RAC06, a single window of DNA contains:
- a CDS encoding Na/Pi cotransporter family protein, with product MSGIAVFIHLAGAVALLLWATRMVRTGIERAYGGVLKDKLRHAVGNRFSAAFAGFLFAVALQSATAVALIVSSFSAAGYVVPAIGVATLLGADFGSAFVVRILRYDLSLLVPVLLLAGTVAFRTSEARGWRQIGRILFGLGLLLLSLRLIGEASEPLRESRILPVLFNYLASDWISAFALAALLAWAFHSSVAAVLLVASLADQHLLPDALIIPLVLGINFGAAIIAALLTKNAAPNARIVPLGNVVIRGMMTLIALGAQFVFAISPTVFAALPGDAVVMVHLAMNGAVLVLGLPFAGLVAGLLERMLARSEERPANDDRLSALNVMDLGNPQQAISNATREVLAVCDKTEVMLDGIFDLFEHWDPKKMERIETLDDQIDTIHRDIKFYLARISATALDQTSAAQCQNLLGATIKIEQAADIISQNMLTRARKKKERNVGFSAEGWAELCAMHNEVVKNAHLAFNLLVTRDLEHARQLVARKEAIRNLVKTSEESHLQRLRQGNAASFESSSLHIDTMRDLKEINSLFVSIAYPLLEGEGMLRRSRLMQPAEL from the coding sequence ATGTCGGGCATTGCCGTCTTCATTCATCTCGCCGGCGCCGTTGCGCTGCTTCTCTGGGCGACCCGCATGGTACGCACCGGGATCGAGCGCGCCTATGGCGGCGTTTTGAAGGACAAGCTCCGGCATGCCGTCGGCAACCGCTTTTCGGCTGCATTCGCAGGCTTTCTGTTCGCGGTAGCGCTGCAAAGTGCAACCGCCGTCGCATTGATCGTTTCGTCCTTTTCCGCAGCCGGTTATGTGGTGCCGGCCATCGGTGTAGCGACCCTGCTTGGTGCCGATTTCGGCTCGGCCTTTGTCGTGCGCATTTTGCGCTACGATCTCTCGCTGCTTGTTCCCGTTCTGCTTCTCGCGGGCACCGTCGCCTTCCGGACATCCGAGGCGCGCGGCTGGCGGCAGATTGGCCGCATCCTGTTCGGTCTCGGCCTGCTGCTCCTGTCGCTCAGACTGATTGGCGAGGCGTCGGAACCGCTGCGCGAGAGCCGGATCCTGCCCGTGCTCTTCAACTATCTCGCCAGCGACTGGATCAGCGCCTTTGCGCTCGCAGCCCTGCTCGCCTGGGCCTTCCATTCCAGTGTCGCCGCCGTCCTCCTGGTCGCTTCGCTCGCCGACCAGCATCTCTTGCCGGATGCGCTGATCATTCCGTTGGTGCTCGGCATCAATTTCGGCGCCGCCATTATCGCTGCACTGCTCACCAAGAATGCCGCGCCGAACGCCAGGATCGTGCCGCTCGGCAATGTTGTGATCCGCGGGATGATGACTTTGATCGCGCTCGGGGCCCAGTTTGTGTTTGCGATCAGCCCGACGGTCTTTGCCGCCCTTCCCGGGGATGCCGTCGTCATGGTGCATCTGGCGATGAACGGCGCCGTGCTCGTGCTCGGTCTACCCTTTGCCGGGCTCGTTGCAGGCCTTCTGGAGCGCATGCTCGCCCGCAGCGAGGAGCGGCCGGCCAATGACGATCGTCTTTCGGCCCTGAACGTGATGGATCTCGGCAATCCGCAACAGGCGATCTCCAATGCCACCCGCGAGGTCCTGGCTGTCTGCGACAAGACCGAGGTCATGCTGGACGGCATCTTCGATCTCTTCGAGCATTGGGATCCAAAGAAGATGGAGCGGATTGAAACGCTCGACGACCAGATCGACACGATCCATCGCGACATCAAGTTCTACCTCGCCCGCATTTCCGCAACCGCACTCGACCAGACGTCGGCGGCGCAATGCCAGAACCTCCTGGGCGCGACGATCAAGATCGAGCAGGCGGCAGACATCATCTCGCAGAACATGCTGACACGCGCCCGCAAGAAGAAGGAGCGCAACGTCGGCTTCTCGGCCGAGGGCTGGGCGGAGCTCTGCGCCATGCACAACGAGGTGGTGAAGAATGCCCATCTCGCCTTCAACCTGCTCGTCACCCGCGATCTCGAGCATGCCCGCCAGCTCGTCGCCCGCAAGGAAGCGATCCGTAACCTGGTGAAGACCAGCGAGGAGAGCCATCTTCAGCGCCTGCGCCAGGGCAATGCCGCAAGTTTCGAATCGAGCTCGCTGCATATCGACACCATGCGCGATCTGAAGGAGATCAATTCCCTCTTCGTCTCGATCGCCTATCCCTTGCTCGAGGGCGAAGGCATGTTGCGGCGCAGCCGCCTCATGCAACCGGCGGAGTTGTGA
- the hspQ gene encoding heat shock protein HspQ, which produces MKQRSAKFGIGDVVRHKFFPFRGVIFDVDPEFANSEEWWNAIPAEVRPHKDQPFYHLLAENSETEYVAYVSEQNLERDQSPEPLRNPQIQQIFEPQQTGRYKPKMNFAH; this is translated from the coding sequence ATGAAACAACGAAGCGCTAAATTTGGTATCGGGGACGTCGTACGGCACAAGTTCTTTCCGTTCCGCGGCGTGATCTTCGATGTTGATCCGGAGTTTGCCAATTCCGAGGAATGGTGGAACGCAATTCCTGCCGAAGTCAGGCCGCACAAGGACCAGCCCTTCTATCATCTGCTCGCGGAGAACTCCGAGACGGAATATGTGGCTTACGTGTCCGAGCAGAATCTTGAGCGCGACCAGAGCCCGGAGCCTCTGCGCAATCCGCAGATCCAGCAGATCTTCGAACCCCAGCAGACGGGTCGCTACAAGCCGAAGATGAACTTTGCGCACTAA
- a CDS encoding bifunctional ADP-dependent NAD(P)H-hydrate dehydratase/NAD(P)H-hydrate epimerase: MTRPSKQVPPEILLTPDAMARVDAAAASSGIDSFGLMLRAGEAVAAAALRHFPGALRFVIFCGPGNNGGDGYVAASALARSGADVHVYSLVETAALKGDAARAHAACPLPVMVIERFHPDAGEVIIDALFGAGLTRDLPDAVQALIRMIREAGLPVLAVDLPSGIDGATGEIRGESFEASHTVTFMTRKPGHVLLPGRLQCGPLEVFDIGIPRRIVEADARPLWTNGPAIWAGHARHSSAHDHKYRRGHVTVFSGPQTATGAGRLSAEAALRAGAGLVTLASPSEALATNAAHLTAVMLSSVDGVDDLSEWLSDTRRTTFVLGPGFGDRQRACAFAEMIGRAGRKLVLDADGITAFAGAAEQLNAHFSSDEPRLVVTPHEGEFSRLFPEIAADHSLGKLEKALAAAKCLGGIVVYKGADTVIAAPDGRAAIEEKAPATLATAGSGDVLAGIIGARLANGMPAFEAACAAVYQHGQAALRAGRTLTAEDLITQIQAD, encoded by the coding sequence ATGACCCGCCCCAGCAAGCAAGTCCCCCCCGAGATCCTTCTGACACCGGATGCCATGGCCCGTGTGGATGCGGCCGCTGCTTCGTCTGGGATCGACAGCTTTGGGTTGATGCTGCGTGCGGGGGAGGCGGTCGCGGCGGCAGCCCTTCGTCACTTTCCCGGAGCCTTGAGGTTCGTGATCTTCTGCGGGCCGGGAAACAATGGCGGAGACGGATATGTCGCGGCTTCTGCCCTGGCGCGCTCGGGCGCCGATGTCCACGTCTACAGTCTGGTGGAGACGGCGGCGCTCAAGGGAGATGCCGCTCGCGCGCATGCCGCCTGCCCACTTCCGGTGATGGTCATCGAGCGGTTCCACCCTGATGCAGGCGAGGTGATCATCGATGCACTGTTCGGGGCGGGCCTGACGCGGGATCTTCCGGACGCCGTGCAGGCGCTCATCCGCATGATCCGCGAGGCGGGACTGCCTGTGCTTGCCGTTGATCTTCCGTCCGGCATCGACGGTGCAACGGGGGAAATCAGGGGAGAATCCTTCGAAGCTAGCCACACTGTGACCTTCATGACGAGGAAGCCTGGGCATGTGCTCCTGCCAGGGCGTCTCCAATGCGGGCCCCTTGAAGTTTTCGACATCGGCATTCCCCGGCGGATCGTCGAGGCGGACGCCCGACCGCTCTGGACCAACGGTCCTGCGATCTGGGCCGGGCATGCCCGACACAGTTCGGCGCACGACCACAAGTACCGCCGTGGCCATGTGACTGTGTTTTCCGGTCCGCAGACGGCGACCGGGGCAGGGCGCCTTTCCGCGGAGGCTGCGTTGCGGGCTGGTGCCGGACTGGTGACGCTTGCGTCGCCATCGGAGGCGCTTGCGACCAATGCCGCCCACCTGACGGCCGTGATGCTGAGTTCGGTCGACGGTGTCGATGACTTGTCCGAATGGCTGTCCGACACGCGCCGCACCACATTCGTGCTTGGCCCGGGTTTCGGTGATCGGCAGCGCGCCTGCGCTTTTGCGGAGATGATCGGCCGGGCCGGACGCAAGCTCGTCCTCGATGCGGACGGTATCACTGCCTTTGCGGGTGCCGCCGAGCAACTGAATGCGCACTTCAGTTCCGATGAACCGAGGCTGGTCGTCACGCCGCACGAGGGCGAGTTTTCACGCCTCTTTCCGGAGATTGCGGCGGACCACAGCTTGGGCAAGTTGGAAAAGGCGCTGGCCGCTGCCAAGTGCCTGGGTGGCATCGTCGTCTACAAGGGAGCGGATACCGTGATTGCGGCGCCGGACGGGCGCGCAGCCATTGAGGAAAAGGCGCCTGCGACCCTCGCTACTGCCGGATCGGGTGATGTCCTTGCCGGCATCATTGGTGCAAGGCTGGCCAATGGGATGCCGGCGTTCGAGGCGGCCTGTGCGGCTGTCTACCAGCACGGTCAGGCGGCGCTCCGTGCCGGTCGCACGCTGACGGCCGAAGACCTGATCACCCAGATCCAGGCGGACTAG
- a CDS encoding P-II family nitrogen regulator, producing MKKIEAIIKPFKLDEVKEALQEVGLQGITVTEAKGFGRQKGHTELYRGAEYVVDFLPKVKVEVVLADENVEAVIDAIRNAAQTGRIGDGKIFVSNVEEVVRIRTGETGIDAI from the coding sequence ATGAAAAAGATCGAAGCGATCATCAAGCCTTTCAAGCTCGACGAAGTGAAGGAAGCCCTTCAGGAAGTCGGCTTGCAGGGTATCACCGTGACGGAAGCCAAGGGCTTCGGTCGCCAGAAGGGCCATACCGAGCTCTATCGCGGCGCCGAATATGTCGTGGACTTCCTGCCCAAGGTGAAGGTCGAAGTTGTACTGGCCGACGAAAACGTGGAGGCCGTCATCGACGCCATCCGCAATGCAGCTCAGACGGGCCGCATCGGCGACGGCAAAATCTTCGTTTCGAACGTCGAAGAAGTCGTCCGCATTCGAACCGGCGAAACCGGTATCGACGCCATATAA
- a CDS encoding DUF72 domain-containing protein: MTKSGTIRTGIGGWTFDPWDDSFYPSDLPKKRQLDYASRQLTAIEVNGTYYSSQKPATFAKWASEVPEGFVFSLKASRYCTNRKVLAEAGPSIEKFVNQGIAELGDHLGPILWQFMATKKFELEDFEVFLTLLPKTMEGRPLTHVVEPRHASFQVPEFIEMLRRHGVAAVCADHHDYPMFADPTADFVYARLQKGTDETPTCYPPAELDAWSERLKTYAGGGVPDDLPLIAKDSAATKKPRDVFAFFISGGKVNAPRGAMELQKKVG; this comes from the coding sequence ATGACCAAATCCGGCACGATCCGCACCGGCATCGGTGGTTGGACCTTCGATCCCTGGGACGACAGCTTCTACCCCTCCGACCTCCCGAAGAAGCGGCAGCTAGACTATGCCAGCCGGCAGCTGACTGCGATCGAGGTCAACGGCACATACTATTCCAGCCAGAAGCCGGCGACCTTCGCCAAATGGGCATCGGAGGTGCCGGAGGGGTTTGTCTTTTCGCTGAAAGCAAGCCGCTATTGCACCAACCGTAAGGTGCTGGCCGAGGCCGGTCCGTCGATCGAAAAATTCGTCAACCAGGGAATTGCCGAACTCGGGGATCATCTCGGACCGATCCTCTGGCAGTTCATGGCGACGAAGAAGTTTGAGCTCGAGGATTTCGAAGTCTTTCTGACGCTCCTGCCGAAGACCATGGAGGGCCGTCCCCTCACCCATGTCGTCGAGCCGCGTCATGCTTCCTTCCAGGTGCCAGAATTCATCGAGATGCTGAGGCGCCATGGCGTGGCCGCTGTCTGCGCCGATCATCACGACTACCCGATGTTCGCCGATCCGACGGCCGATTTCGTCTATGCACGGCTGCAAAAGGGCACGGACGAGACGCCGACCTGCTACCCACCGGCGGAACTCGATGCCTGGTCAGAACGGCTGAAAACCTACGCTGGCGGCGGTGTGCCCGACGATCTCCCGCTGATTGCCAAAGACAGTGCGGCGACCAAAAAACCTCGCGACGTCTTTGCCTTCTTCATCTCCGGCGGCAAGGTCAATGCACCGCGCGGCGCGATGGAACTGCAAAAGAAGGTTGGTTGA
- a CDS encoding DMT family transporter → MPAPHQTTDPRLYDWLLFFLAPLFFSSNLIFGRGITGEVGPFTTALLRWVGAAILMSPFIWQQRQACMAFVRQHTALWLTLGILGMGICGGVVYWALTLTTASNATLIYTTSSLFIILFQWLFQKRAITGRELLGMIIAFGGVVAIVLKGHPEALLELTFNIGDLAILVAAVAFAAYSLLLRRPSVRAMPPLPLFALLALSGAIVLIPPGLIEMASGGPLPDTWMEFAKLAGIILFASLAAFYCFQHAVQVFGPGIAGMTLYLMPPMSILMAVVFLGERFEHYHAIGIVLVTGGLILATAPGRKTA, encoded by the coding sequence ATGCCCGCTCCCCACCAGACCACCGATCCGCGCCTCTACGACTGGCTGCTGTTCTTCCTGGCGCCCTTGTTCTTCTCGTCGAACCTGATCTTCGGTCGCGGGATCACCGGTGAGGTCGGGCCTTTCACCACGGCGCTGTTGCGATGGGTCGGAGCCGCGATCCTGATGTCGCCGTTCATCTGGCAGCAGCGGCAGGCCTGCATGGCCTTTGTCCGGCAACACACCGCGCTCTGGCTGACGCTTGGCATTCTCGGCATGGGTATTTGCGGCGGCGTGGTCTACTGGGCGCTGACCCTCACCACCGCCTCGAACGCGACGCTGATCTATACGACCTCGTCCCTCTTCATCATCCTGTTCCAATGGCTGTTTCAGAAGCGCGCGATCACCGGTCGTGAGCTTCTCGGCATGATCATCGCCTTCGGCGGGGTCGTTGCGATCGTGCTGAAGGGACACCCCGAAGCGCTTCTCGAACTCACCTTCAACATCGGTGATCTCGCCATCCTCGTGGCTGCAGTCGCCTTTGCCGCCTATTCCCTCTTGCTGCGGCGCCCCTCCGTCCGCGCAATGCCACCGCTGCCTCTGTTCGCTCTTTTGGCTTTGTCCGGCGCGATTGTCCTGATCCCGCCGGGACTGATCGAAATGGCCTCGGGCGGCCCCCTGCCCGATACCTGGATGGAGTTCGCCAAGCTCGCCGGGATCATTCTCTTTGCCTCGCTGGCGGCCTTCTACTGCTTCCAGCATGCCGTCCAGGTCTTCGGACCGGGGATCGCCGGAATGACCCTTTACCTCATGCCGCCGATGTCCATCCTGATGGCCGTCGTCTTCCTCGGCGAACGCTTCGAACACTATCACGCGATAGGCATCGTCCTGGTGACCGGCGGACTTATCCTTGCAACCGCACCTGGGCGAAAAACGGCCTAG
- the uvrA gene encoding excinuclease ABC subunit UvrA gives MSELKTISIRGAREHNLKGIDLDLPRNSLIVMTGLSGSGKSSLAFDTIYAEGQRRYVESLSAYARQFLEMMQKPDVDQIEGLSPAISIEQKTTSRNPRSTVGTVTEIYDYMRLLFARVGVPYSPATGLPIESQTVSQMVDRILAYEEGTRLYILAPMIRGRKGEYKKELAELMKKGFQRVKIDGQFYEIAEAPTLDKKYKHDIDVVVDRVVVRPDIASRLADSLETCLRLADGLAVAEFADKPLPPEETSAGGSANKSLNETHERVLFSEKFACPVSGFTIPEIEPRLFSFNNPFGACPTCDGLGSQQKIDEALIVPEVHRKLNDGAIAPWAKSSSPYYNQTLEALGKAFGFKLTSKWSDLSEAAQKAILHGTEEKIDFHYADGARSYTTTKTFEGIVPNLERRWKETDSAWAREEIERFMSAAPCPACNGFRLKPEALAVKINGLHIGQVTNMAIRNAGSWFEELPAKLTDKQNEIAVRVLKEIRERLRFLNDVGLDYLSMSRNSGTLSGGESQRIRLASQIGSGLTGVLYVLDEPSIGLHQRDNARLLDTLKHLRDIGNTVIVVEHDEDAILTADYVVDIGPAAGIHGGQVIAQGSPQDVMANPKSLTGKYLTGEMGVSVPAQRRKPKKGQQIKVVGAKGNNLKNVTASIPLGVFTAVTGVSGGGKSTFLIETLYKAAARRVMGARENPAEHERIDGFEFIDKVIDIDQSPIGRTPRSNPATYTGAFTPIRDWFTGLPEAKARGYQAGRFSFNVKGGRCEACQGDGVIKIEMHFLPDVYVTCDVCHGKRYNRETLDVTFKGKSIADVLDMTVEEGVEFFQAVPAVRDKLQALFDVGLGYIKVGQQANTLSGGEAQRVKLAKELSKRSTGRTLYILDEPTTGLHFHDVAKLLEMLQELVNQGNSVVVIEHNLEVIKTADYILDFGPEGGDGGGQIVAQGTPEEVVKVETSYTGQFLKELLQRRPVKKVQAAE, from the coding sequence ATGAGCGAACTCAAGACCATTTCCATCCGTGGCGCGCGCGAGCACAATCTGAAGGGCATCGACCTCGATCTGCCGCGCAACAGCCTGATCGTGATGACCGGGCTGTCCGGCTCCGGCAAGTCGTCGCTCGCCTTCGACACGATCTATGCTGAGGGGCAGCGCCGCTACGTCGAGAGCCTCTCGGCCTATGCCCGCCAGTTCCTCGAGATGATGCAGAAGCCAGACGTCGACCAGATCGAGGGTCTGTCGCCGGCGATCTCGATCGAACAGAAGACGACCTCGCGCAACCCGCGCTCGACGGTCGGCACGGTCACCGAGATCTACGACTACATGCGCCTGCTGTTTGCGCGTGTCGGCGTGCCTTATTCGCCAGCAACTGGCCTTCCGATCGAGAGCCAGACGGTCAGCCAGATGGTCGACCGGATACTCGCTTACGAGGAAGGCACCCGTCTATACATCCTCGCGCCGATGATCCGCGGCCGCAAGGGCGAGTACAAGAAGGAACTCGCCGAGCTGATGAAGAAGGGCTTCCAGCGCGTCAAGATCGACGGACAGTTCTACGAAATCGCCGAGGCCCCGACGCTCGACAAGAAATACAAGCACGATATCGATGTGGTCGTAGACCGCGTGGTTGTACGGCCTGACATCGCGAGCCGCCTGGCTGACAGTCTGGAGACCTGCCTTCGGCTGGCCGACGGCCTGGCGGTCGCGGAATTTGCAGACAAGCCGCTGCCGCCAGAGGAAACATCTGCCGGCGGTTCGGCCAACAAGTCGCTGAACGAAACGCATGAACGCGTATTGTTCTCGGAGAAATTCGCCTGCCCCGTCTCCGGCTTCACCATTCCGGAAATCGAGCCGCGCCTCTTCTCCTTCAACAATCCCTTCGGCGCCTGCCCGACCTGCGATGGCCTTGGTTCGCAGCAGAAGATCGATGAAGCGCTGATCGTTCCGGAAGTGCATCGCAAGCTGAATGACGGGGCGATTGCGCCCTGGGCCAAATCCAGCTCGCCTTATTACAACCAGACGCTGGAAGCGCTGGGCAAGGCCTTCGGCTTCAAGCTGACATCAAAGTGGTCGGACCTCTCGGAGGCGGCGCAGAAGGCCATTCTGCACGGCACCGAGGAGAAGATCGACTTCCACTATGCCGATGGTGCGCGCTCCTACACCACGACCAAGACCTTCGAGGGCATCGTGCCGAACCTTGAGCGGCGCTGGAAAGAGACCGACAGTGCCTGGGCGCGCGAGGAGATCGAGCGCTTCATGTCGGCCGCCCCCTGCCCGGCCTGCAATGGTTTCCGCCTGAAGCCGGAGGCACTCGCTGTCAAGATCAATGGCTTGCATATCGGCCAGGTGACGAACATGGCGATCCGCAATGCCGGCTCCTGGTTCGAGGAGCTGCCGGCGAAGCTGACCGATAAGCAGAACGAAATCGCCGTGCGCGTGCTCAAGGAAATCCGCGAGCGACTGCGCTTCCTCAACGATGTCGGCCTCGACTATCTCTCCATGTCGCGAAATTCCGGCACACTGTCTGGCGGCGAAAGCCAGCGCATTCGTCTGGCATCGCAGATCGGCTCCGGCTTGACGGGTGTGCTCTATGTGCTGGACGAGCCGTCGATCGGCCTGCACCAGCGCGACAACGCGCGGCTCCTCGACACGCTGAAACACCTGCGCGACATCGGCAACACCGTGATCGTCGTCGAGCATGACGAGGATGCGATCCTGACCGCCGATTACGTCGTCGATATCGGCCCGGCGGCTGGCATCCATGGCGGCCAGGTGATCGCGCAGGGCTCGCCGCAGGACGTGATGGCCAATCCGAAATCCCTGACGGGCAAGTACCTGACCGGCGAGATGGGTGTGAGTGTCCCAGCCCAACGGCGCAAGCCGAAAAAGGGCCAGCAGATCAAGGTCGTCGGCGCCAAGGGCAACAATCTGAAGAACGTCACCGCCTCGATCCCGCTCGGCGTGTTCACGGCAGTCACCGGCGTGTCGGGTGGCGGCAAGTCGACCTTCCTGATCGAGACGCTCTACAAGGCGGCGGCCCGCCGTGTCATGGGTGCGCGCGAAAATCCTGCAGAGCACGAGCGGATCGACGGGTTCGAATTCATCGACAAGGTGATCGACATCGACCAGTCACCGATCGGGCGCACCCCACGCTCCAATCCGGCGACCTATACCGGTGCCTTTACGCCAATCCGCGACTGGTTCACCGGTCTGCCGGAAGCCAAGGCGCGCGGCTACCAGGCGGGTCGCTTCTCGTTCAACGTCAAGGGCGGCCGCTGCGAAGCGTGTCAGGGCGATGGCGTGATCAAGATCGAGATGCACTTCCTGCCCGACGTCTACGTCACCTGCGACGTTTGCCACGGCAAGCGCTACAACCGCGAGACCCTCGACGTAACCTTCAAGGGCAAGTCGATTGCCGACGTTCTCGACATGACGGTCGAGGAAGGTGTCGAATTCTTCCAGGCGGTGCCGGCGGTGCGCGACAAGCTGCAGGCGCTGTTTGATGTTGGCCTCGGCTATATCAAGGTCGGCCAGCAGGCGAACACGCTGTCGGGTGGCGAGGCGCAGCGCGTCAAGCTCGCCAAGGAACTGTCGAAGCGCTCGACCGGCCGCACGCTCTATATCCTGGACGAGCCAACCACCGGTCTGCATTTCCACGACGTCGCCAAGCTTCTGGAAATGCTGCAGGAACTGGTGAACCAGGGCAATTCTGTCGTCGTGATCGAGCACAATCTCGAGGTCATCAAGACGGCCGACTACATCCTCGATTTCGGCCCCGAAGGTGGCGATGGCGGCGGCCAGATCGTCGCCCAGGGCACGCCGGAAGAGGTGGTAAAGGTTGAAACGTCATATACCGGGCAGTTTCTGAAGGAGCTTTTGCAGCGGCGGCCGGTGAAGAAGGTGCAGGCGGCGGAGTGA
- a CDS encoding single-stranded DNA-binding protein, whose protein sequence is MAGSVNKVILIGNLGADPEIRRTQDGRPIANLRIATSETWRDKNSGERKEKTEWHSVVIFNEGLCKVAEQYLKKGSTVYIEGQLQTRKWQDQSGADRYSTEVVLQGFSGNLTMLGGRGDGGGASRGGNDFGGADYGGGGGGYDGGYGSPAPSRGGASGGASRGGSAPSGGFSRDLDDDIPF, encoded by the coding sequence ATGGCTGGTAGCGTCAACAAGGTCATTCTGATCGGCAATCTCGGTGCCGATCCCGAAATTCGCCGGACCCAGGACGGCCGGCCGATCGCCAACCTGCGCATCGCGACCTCGGAAACCTGGCGCGACAAGAACAGCGGCGAACGCAAGGAAAAGACCGAATGGCATTCGGTCGTGATCTTCAATGAAGGCCTCTGCAAGGTTGCCGAACAGTATCTGAAGAAGGGCTCGACCGTTTACATCGAGGGCCAGCTGCAGACCCGCAAGTGGCAGGACCAGAGCGGCGCGGACCGTTACTCGACGGAAGTCGTGCTGCAGGGCTTCAGCGGCAACCTGACCATGCTTGGCGGTCGCGGTGATGGCGGCGGCGCCTCGCGTGGCGGCAATGACTTTGGCGGTGCCGATTACGGCGGCGGCGGCGGTGGCTACGACGGCGGCTACGGTTCGCCTGCACCTTCGCGTGGCGGCGCCTCCGGTGGCGCAAGCCGAGGCGGCAGCGCCCCTTCCGGCGGCTTCTCCCGCGATCTCGACGACGACATCCCGTTCTAG
- the glnA gene encoding type I glutamate--ammonia ligase, giving the protein MTTANDILKQIKDNDIKFVDLRFTDPKGKLQHVTMDIACVDEDMFADGVMFDGSSIAGWKAINESDMVLMPDPATVHMDPFFAQSTMVILCDILDPVSGEAYNRDPRGTAKKAEAYLKASGIGDTIFVGPEAEFFVFDDVKYKADPYNTGFKLDSTELPSNDDTDYETGNLGHRPRVKGGYFPVPPIDSLQDMRSEMLTVLGEMGVVVEKHHHEVAAAQHELGIKFDALVRNADKMQIYKYVVHQVANAYGKTATFMPKPIFGDNGSGMHVHMSIWKDGKPTFAGDEYAGLSESCLFFIGGIIKHAKSINAFSNPSTNSYKRLVPGYEAPVLLAYSARNRSASCRIPFGSNPKAKRVEVRFPDPTANPYLAFAAMLMAGLDGIKNKIHPGKAMDKDLYDLPPKELKKIPTVCGSLREALESLDKDRKYLTAGGVFDDDQIDSFIELKMQEVMRFEMTPHPVEFDMYYSA; this is encoded by the coding sequence ATGACGACCGCAAACGATATTCTGAAACAGATCAAGGACAACGACATCAAGTTCGTCGACCTGCGCTTCACCGATCCGAAGGGCAAGCTGCAGCACGTGACGATGGACATCGCCTGCGTCGACGAAGACATGTTCGCCGATGGCGTCATGTTCGACGGTTCCTCGATTGCCGGCTGGAAGGCCATCAACGAGTCCGACATGGTGCTGATGCCGGATCCGGCCACCGTCCACATGGACCCCTTCTTCGCCCAGTCGACGATGGTCATCCTTTGCGACATCCTCGATCCTGTCTCGGGCGAAGCCTATAACCGCGATCCGCGCGGCACTGCCAAGAAGGCCGAAGCCTATCTCAAGGCGTCTGGCATCGGCGACACCATTTTCGTTGGTCCGGAAGCCGAATTCTTCGTCTTCGACGACGTGAAGTACAAGGCCGACCCCTACAACACCGGCTTCAAGCTCGATTCGACGGAACTGCCGTCGAACGACGACACCGATTATGAGACCGGCAACCTCGGTCACCGTCCGCGCGTCAAGGGCGGCTATTTCCCGGTTCCGCCGATCGACAGCCTGCAGGACATGCGTTCCGAAATGCTGACGGTTCTCGGCGAAATGGGCGTCGTCGTCGAAAAGCACCACCACGAAGTGGCAGCAGCCCAGCACGAGCTCGGCATCAAGTTCGACGCGCTGGTGCGCAACGCCGACAAGATGCAGATCTACAAGTACGTCGTGCATCAGGTTGCCAATGCCTATGGCAAGACCGCGACCTTCATGCCGAAGCCGATCTTCGGTGACAACGGCTCGGGCATGCACGTGCACATGTCGATCTGGAAGGACGGCAAGCCGACCTTCGCCGGCGACGAATATGCCGGTCTTTCGGAAAGCTGCCTGTTCTTCATCGGCGGCATCATCAAGCACGCCAAGTCGATCAACGCCTTCTCCAACCCGTCGACCAACTCCTACAAGCGTCTGGTCCCGGGCTACGAAGCACCGGTTCTGCTCGCCTATTCGGCCCGCAACCGTTCGGCCTCGTGCCGCATTCCGTTCGGCTCCAACCCGAAGGCAAAGCGCGTCGAAGTCCGCTTCCCGGATCCGACCGCGAACCCTTACCTCGCTTTCGCTGCCATGCTGATGGCCGGTCTCGACGGCATCAAGAACAAGATCCATCCTGGCAAGGCCATGGACAAGGATCTCTACGACCTGCCGCCGAAGGAACTGAAGAAGATCCCGACCGTTTGCGGTTCGCTGCGCGAAGCGCTCGAAAGCCTGGACAAGGATCGCAAGTACCTGACCGCCGGCGGCGTCTTCGACGACGACCAGATCGATTCGTTCATCGAACTGAAGATGCAGGAAGTCATGCGCTTCGAAATGACCCCGCATCCGGTCGAATTCGACATGTACTACTCGGCCTGA